AAATGCCAGTGGAGTCTGTAGAAAAAAAATAAGTTATGGAAGAAAGTAAAAAAAATAAAAAAAATATAATTCAAGAAAATATCATACAAGTTATAAAAAATGGAGGAGTTGTTGTATTTCCAACTGACACGGTCTATGGAATCGGAGCTCTTCCGCAAAAAGAGCCTGTTGAAAAAATTTATAAAATAAAAAAAAGAGATTTTAGTAAAAAAATAATTGCACTAATTAGTGATAAAAAAATATTAAAAGATTTGGTACAGGAGTCTTGTGAAAATATGTCAAAAATAAATAAAATATTGGAAAAATATTGGCCAGGAGAACTGACAGTTATTTTTCGTGCAAATAAAAATTTTACACATAAATTTGATGCACAAATGGAAACTATTGGTATAAGAATTCCTAAAAATAAACTGGCTTTGGAATTAATTGAAAAAGCTGGAGGAATTTTACTTACGACAAGTGCAAATATTTCTGGAAAAAGTGCTGTTTCTCAAATTTCGGATTTGGATTTGGAAATACAAAAAAAATCAGATGCGGTAGTTTTTGACAAAAAAAATGAAAATTTGACAGGAAAGCCATCAACAATTATAAAATATGAAGATGGGAAATTGACTTTGCTTAGGCAAGGAAATATTTTATTTAAAGAAATAGAAAAAAATTTTGATTGTTAATTAAAGTTTTAAATTAGAATTTTAATAAAATAAAAGGAGAGAATATGGCAAAAGTGATGAATCCTAATTCTGTGAGCAACATGGATTTGATTAATCAAAAAGCACAATTTAAAATGCAGCAATTAGTTCAAAAAATTGGAAAAGGAAAAAGAAGAGTGACTGTAACTTTTTCGAAAATGTCGAGAGGTTATGTTTCAAAAATGATTGAAGAAATGAAAAAGGCGATGGCACAATATGAAAAACAATTACCAAATCTTTTTAGTTTTTTTAATTATTTGGAAAAAGAAGTGAAAATTACAAAAGAAAATAAAAAAGAAAAGACAAAAGATGTAAAATTTTCTTACGAAGAAATAGACTTTTTTAAGTTGCAGCTAAATGAAACAATAAAAGGAATTGATACACAAGTTGCAACATTAAAATGGTACAATTTGATAAAAAAAGGGTTATTTAAGACGCTGAAAAAACAGACAGAAACTGTTTTGGAAGAAGTTAAAAACGGAAAAGCAGTTAAGAAGAAATAAAAAAAAATAAAAAAAGAAATATATTAATAAAAGGGTTTGGGGGAACTTTATGGAAAATAAAAATAATATAATTTCAAAAAGTGTCATTTCTTATGTGAACGAAATTTTAAAGATTGGAATTTTTGAAAATGCAAGTGATATTCACATAAAATATGACAATGTTGAGGGAATGGAAATAAAATACCGAAAAGACGGATATCTCAGAGAAAGCTCAAATTTATACAAAAATATAAGCAAAAATTTATTGGAAAAAAATATTGTGGAAATAATTTCCAGAATAAAAATATTGTCACAGATGAATGTTGCAGAAAAAAGGAAGCCGCAGGATGGCAGTTTTTCAATTTCACTAAGAGACAAGAGATATGATATAAGAGCTGCATATATGCCAACTTTTTACGGTGAAAGTGTTGTTCTTAGAATTTTAGAAAATTATTTAGAAAATGTGAAATTGGAAACTTTGGGATTTTTTCCAGAAAGCATAAAACTTTTAAAAAAAATTTTGAAAAGAAAACATGGACTTGTTTTAGTGAGTGGTCCGACTGGTTCTGGAAAATCAACTACACTTCAATCAATGATAAATAAAATCAATGACGGAAAAAGAAAAATAATAACTGTGGAAGATCCTGTAGAAATTAAAATAAACGGAATAGTGCAAGTTCAGATAAACAATGAAATTGGAGTAACTTTTGCAGAAGTTTTAAAGGCAACTTTGAGAAATGATCCAGATGTCATAGTTATTTCAGAAATTCGAGATGAAGTGACGGCAGAAATTGCGGTAAGAGCTGCATTAACTGGACATTTAGTCATTTCTACAATTCATACAAATGATGCTGTTTCGACAATTGTAAGATTAGTGGATATGGGAATTCCCAAATATTTGATATTAGATTCTTTGATAGGTGTGGTTGGTCAAAGATTGGTGTCAAAAAAATGTCAAAAATGCAGTGGCACTGGATGTAGCGATTGTAACAATGGACATAGTGGAAGAATTTCAATAAATGAAGTGCTTTTGATAAATGATGGAGTAAAAGATATTTTGAAAAATAATAACTTAGGAATAGAATGTAAAAATAAGTTAAAAGAATTAAATGAAAAAAATAATTTAAATAATTTTGAAAAGTGTTTCATAGATTTTTATGAGGACATAAAAAATAAAATAGAAAAAAATTTGATTTTGGAAACAGATAATG
This genomic stretch from Leptotrichia sp. oral taxon 218 harbors:
- a CDS encoding L-threonylcarbamoyladenylate synthase → MEESKKNKKNIIQENIIQVIKNGGVVVFPTDTVYGIGALPQKEPVEKIYKIKKRDFSKKIIALISDKKILKDLVQESCENMSKINKILEKYWPGELTVIFRANKNFTHKFDAQMETIGIRIPKNKLALELIEKAGGILLTTSANISGKSAVSQISDLDLEIQKKSDAVVFDKKNENLTGKPSTIIKYEDGKLTLLRQGNILFKEIEKNFDC
- a CDS encoding viral A-type inclusion protein, whose amino-acid sequence is MAKVMNPNSVSNMDLINQKAQFKMQQLVQKIGKGKRRVTVTFSKMSRGYVSKMIEEMKKAMAQYEKQLPNLFSFFNYLEKEVKITKENKKEKTKDVKFSYEEIDFFKLQLNETIKGIDTQVATLKWYNLIKKGLFKTLKKQTETVLEEVKNGKAVKKK
- a CDS encoding GspE/PulE family protein; translation: MENKNNIISKSVISYVNEILKIGIFENASDIHIKYDNVEGMEIKYRKDGYLRESSNLYKNISKNLLEKNIVEIISRIKILSQMNVAEKRKPQDGSFSISLRDKRYDIRAAYMPTFYGESVVLRILENYLENVKLETLGFFPESIKLLKKILKRKHGLVLVSGPTGSGKSTTLQSMINKINDGKRKIITVEDPVEIKINGIVQVQINNEIGVTFAEVLKATLRNDPDVIVISEIRDEVTAEIAVRAALTGHLVISTIHTNDAVSTIVRLVDMGIPKYLILDSLIGVVGQRLVSKKCQKCSGTGCSDCNNGHSGRISINEVLLINDGVKDILKNNNLGIECKNKLKELNEKNNLNNFEKCFIDFYEDIKNKIEKNLILETDNVDIYF